The DNA sequence CCTGCGGGCATCGGCCCCGGCCCGGAGGCCCCACCGGGCCGACCCGCCCCGTCGCATACGCTCGACCCATGCGCCAGCGCCCCATCGGCACCGCCACCCGCGGGACCACCAACCCGAACCGGCTGCGCCGCATGGACCGCTGGATCGCCGACGCGCACGGCCCCGCCCTGCGCCGCGCCGGTACGCCGGTCGCCGTCGACCTCGGGTACGGGGCGGCCCCCTGGACCGCGGTCGAGCTGCTCGACCGCCTGCGCACCGCCGAGCCGCGCACCGTGGTGGCGGGCATCGAGATCGACCCGGAGCGGGTCGCCGCCGCGCAGCCGTACGCCCGGGAGGGCCTCACCTTCGTGCACGGCGGCTTCGAGGTCCCGCTGGACACCCGGCCCCTGCTCATCCGGGCGGCGAACGTGCTGCGCCAGTACGACGAGGACCAGGTCGCCGAGGTCTGGGCACGGCTGTGCTCCCGCCTCGCCCCGGACGGGCTCCTGGTGGAGGGGACCTGTGACGAGATCGGGCGGCGGCACGTCTGGGTGGCCCTGGGGCCCGGGGGCCCGCGCACGGTCACCTTCGCGACCCGTCTCGGCTCGCTGGAGCGCCCGTCGGACCTCGCGGAACGCCTGCCGAAGGCGCTGATCCACCGCAACGTGCCGGGCGAGCCGGTCCACGCGTTCCTGCGGGACTTCGACCGGGCCTGGGCGACGGCCTCCCCGTACGCCTCGCTCGGCGCGCGACAGCGCTGGATCGCGGCGGTGCGGGCGGTGTCGGCGGACTGGCCGGTGGCGGACGGGGTACGGCGGTGGCGGCAGGGCGAGATCACCGTGCCGTGGGACGCACTCCGGCCCAACAGCCACTGAGCCGTGGCCCGGAAGGGCAGAAATCCTCCGCTCCGGGAACGCCTCGGGGGCATCGTTCGTCCCAGTGAGGGGAGAAGGCGCAGGTCGAGGCGGAGAGCGAGCCGGGCAGGCCCGGGGGGAATCATGACGAAGCAGCCCTGCGGGGGCGATATGTGACGCGGCAGGTGCCGTCGGCCTCTGTTGCTTTACGGGGCGACATGGCACGATCGCGACGTTGCCGAAAAGTTACTGACGGTAAGTCAGATGCACGGTATCCGCATTCTGTTGCTTCCCGGATGCACGGCATTCCTGGCCTTCGTCACCTCTATTGCTTTCATCATCTTCGCCACCTTCGCCGTCTTCGCCACCTTCGCCGTCTTCGTCACCTTCGCCGTCTTCATCATCCTCATCGCCTTCATCGCCTTCATCAACTTTGCCGCCTTCGTCCGGAGGCGGGCCCGGAGTAACCACCCGGAGGGGGAGCTCGTGAACCGACGCCACTGCGCCACTGCCGCCATCACGCTGGTCTGTGCGCTGGCCCTGCTGACGTCCACGGGACAGGCCGTGGCCGCCCCGGTGCCGGAGCCTTCGCCCGCCCCGTCCTCCTCCACCGGCTCGCCGCCGCGCTACTCCAACGCGGACCTGGAAAAGGTCCGCGAGCAGATCGACACGCTGTACCGGAAGGCGGGTGCGGCGACGGACGCGTACAACCTCGCCGAGGAGCAGACGAAGAAGCAGTCCGGCGAGATCGTGAAGCTGGCCAAGGCGATCGTCGACGGCCAGGCGAGCATCGCCGCCCTGAAGGACCGGGCCGGGGCCCAGGCCCGCGAGCAGTACCGCAACGGCGGCCTGCCGCCCGGCGCGCAGCTGGCCCTGAGCAACGACCCGAAGCTCTTCCTGGACGGGCTCAACAAGGTCCGCCAGAGCCAGCAGGCCTCCAAGTCGCTCATGACCGAGCTGACCCAGACGCAGGAGGACCTGGAGACGTAC is a window from the Streptomyces sp. MMBL 11-1 genome containing:
- a CDS encoding class I SAM-dependent methyltransferase, which gives rise to MRQRPIGTATRGTTNPNRLRRMDRWIADAHGPALRRAGTPVAVDLGYGAAPWTAVELLDRLRTAEPRTVVAGIEIDPERVAAAQPYAREGLTFVHGGFEVPLDTRPLLIRAANVLRQYDEDQVAEVWARLCSRLAPDGLLVEGTCDEIGRRHVWVALGPGGPRTVTFATRLGSLERPSDLAERLPKALIHRNVPGEPVHAFLRDFDRAWATASPYASLGARQRWIAAVRAVSADWPVADGVRRWRQGEITVPWDALRPNSH